GATGCGTGCCCACGGTGAGCTTCGTGGTGCGGTAATCCGCGGCCATGCGCTCGAAGGATGTCATTGCATGCAGGGGGATGACACTTTCGGCCTCCAGAGGCGAGAGCAGGTCATCGATGGGCGCGGCCTCCACCTTCCACAAGGCGCTGCGGCGATGGTGCCCGAGCGCATTGAACGCGCCCGCTTCCGCGAGCACACGACGTTCATCCCGGCTTAGCAGGCAGCGCCGCAGCAGGTCGTCCAGGTCTGCCCAAGGCTCCTGCGCCCGCTGGGTGGCGAGCACCTCCAGGCTGCCACGGCTGATGCCGCGCAGCTGTTTGAGGCCAAGGCGCAGAGTGTCATCCGACATCACGGTACAGTTGAGATCGGAATGAACCACGCACACGGGCAGGATGCGCAGGCCGTGCTTCTTGGCATCCCTCACCAGGGTGGAGGTGGAGTAGAAACCCATGGGCTGGCAGTTGAGCAGGGCCGTGTAAAACTCCACCGGGCGGTGCACCTTCAGCCACACGCTGAAATAGGCCAGAAAAGCAAAGCTGATGGCGTGGCTTTCGGGAAACCCGTAGAGGGCGAAGGACTTGATGCTGTCAACGATTCTCTGCTGGATGGCAGGCTCCACGCTCCGCGCAGTCATGGCCGCGCGCAGCCTGGCCAGCGCCTTCTCCATCCGTTCTTCACTGCGGTGGAAGCTCATGGCGCGGCGCAGTTCTTCGGCTTCGCTGCCGCTGAAGTCGGCGATGATCATGGCCATTTGCAGGACCTGCTCCTGGAACAAGGGAACACCCAGCGTCCGCTCCAGCACATCCTTGAAGGCCGGGTGAATGCATTCCGGTTCCTCCAGCTTTTTGCGCCGCTTTAAATAGGGATGCACCAGCTTTCCGACAATGGGGCCAGGACGGATGATGGCCACTTCCACCACGAGATCGTAAAAGCATTTGGGCTGCATGCGTGGCAGCGTGGCGATCTGCGCTCGGCTCTCGATCTGGAACACGCCCACCGTGTCCGCCCGGCAGATCATGTCGTACACCGCGTCGTCCGACCGCTCGTGCGACCGCACGTCCGCGATCGTCAGCCGCCCACCGCCCGCCCCCCGCACGCCCACCCCCTCCAGCAGCTCGAACGACTTGCGGATGCACGTCAGCATCCCCAGACCCAGGCAGTCGATCTTGAGCATGCCCATCGCGTCGATGTCGTCCTTGTCCCACTCGATGACCGTGCGGTCCTCCATCGCCGCGTTCTCGATCGGCACCAGGTCGCACAGGCTCCCCTGCGTGATGACGAACCCGCCCACGTGCTGCGACAGGTGCCGCGGGAACCCGATCAACTGCCCGGACAGCGCGATCACCCGCGCGATCGTCGCGTCCCGCGGGTTCAGCCCGATCTCCCGCACCCGCTGCTCGCTCGCCCCCTCGCCCCACCGGTCCAGGTTCTTCGCCAGCGCGTCCACGCAGTCCGGCGGCAGGCCCAGCGCCTTGCCCACCTCCCGCACCGCGCTCCGCCCGCGATACGTGATCACCTCCGCCGTCAGCGCCGCGCGATCACGCCCGTACGTCTCGTAGATGTACTGCAGCACCTCCTCCCGACGCTCGTGCTCGAAGTCGATGTCGATGTCCGGCGGCTCGCCCCGCGCGCGGCTCACGAACCGCTCGAACAGCAGGCTGTGCGTCGCCGGGTCCACCTCCGTGATCCCCAGGCAGTAGCACACCGCCGAGTTCGCCGCCCCGCCCCGCCCCTGGCACAGGATCCCCGCCTTCCGCGCGAACCGCACGATGTCGTAGCACGTCAGGAAGTACGCCTCGTACCGCAGCTCCGAGATCAGCCCCAGCTCGTGCTCCAGCGACCGGCGCGTCTTCTCCGGAACGCCCCGCGGATAGCGCGCCCCGGCCCCCGCCCACGCCTCGCGCGCCAGGTACTCCGCCGGCGTCAGCCCCGGCGGGCAAGCCTCCGCCGGGTACTCGTACCGCACCTGGTCGAGGTTGAACGCGCACGCCCGCGACGCGATCTCTCCGCTCCGCTCCGCCGCGCCCGGGCACGCGCGCAGCAGCCGCGCCATCTCGTCGCCCGCCTTGAGGTGCCGCTCCGCGTTCGCCTCCAGGCGCAGCCCCGCCTCCTCGATCGTGCACCCCAGCCGGATGCACGTCAGCACGTCCTGCAACGCCCGGCGCTCCGGCGCGTGGTACAGCACCCGGTTGGTCCCCACCAGCGCCACCCGCGCCCGGGCGCCGATCTCACGCATCTGCCCCAGCCGGCGCGCATCCTCGGCACGCCCGCACACCGACACCGCCAGCGACAGCCGGTCGTCGTCGAACGCCTCGCGCAGCACGCGCAGCGTGCCCACGAACGACTCGTCGGTTCGCTCCGGCGCCTCCACGATCCCCAGCAAGTCCTCGCGATGATCCAGCAGATCATCCAGCGACAGGTGGCACTCGCCCTTGGGCGCCCGACGCTTCCCGCGCGTCAGCAGGCGGCACAGCCGCCCGTACCCCGCGCGCGACGCCGGGTACACGATCACCGCCGGCGCATCCTGCATCACCACGCGGCATCCGATCGCCACCGCGATGCCC
The Planctomycetota bacterium DNA segment above includes these coding regions:
- a CDS encoding error-prone DNA polymerase, which translates into the protein MPENEFQKVKPHPAKAAGADRAAGGVRAVSAPGYCELAVTSNYTFLTGASHPEELVERAASLGHVAAGIADTNTLAGVVRAHAAGKEAGIAVAIGCRVVMQDAPAVIVYPASRAGYGRLCRLLTRGKRRAPKGECHLSLDDLLDHREDLLGIVEAPERTDESFVGTLRVLREAFDDDRLSLAVSVCGRAEDARRLGQMREIGARARVALVGTNRVLYHAPERRALQDVLTCIRLGCTIEEAGLRLEANAERHLKAGDEMARLLRACPGAAERSGEIASRACAFNLDQVRYEYPAEACPPGLTPAEYLAREAWAGAGARYPRGVPEKTRRSLEHELGLISELRYEAYFLTCYDIVRFARKAGILCQGRGGAANSAVCYCLGITEVDPATHSLLFERFVSRARGEPPDIDIDFEHERREEVLQYIYETYGRDRAALTAEVITYRGRSAVREVGKALGLPPDCVDALAKNLDRWGEGASEQRVREIGLNPRDATIARVIALSGQLIGFPRHLSQHVGGFVITQGSLCDLVPIENAAMEDRTVIEWDKDDIDAMGMLKIDCLGLGMLTCIRKSFELLEGVGVRGAGGGRLTIADVRSHERSDDAVYDMICRADTVGVFQIESRAQIATLPRMQPKCFYDLVVEVAIIRPGPIVGKLVHPYLKRRKKLEEPECIHPAFKDVLERTLGVPLFQEQVLQMAMIIADFSGSEAEELRRAMSFHRSEERMEKALARLRAAMTARSVEPAIQQRIVDSIKSFALYGFPESHAISFAFLAYFSVWLKVHRPVEFYTALLNCQPMGFYSTSTLVRDAKKHGLRILPVCVVHSDLNCTVMSDDTLRLGLKQLRGISRGSLEVLATQRAQEPWADLDDLLRRCLLSRDERRVLAEAGAFNALGHHRRSALWKVEAAPIDDLLSPLEAESVIPLHAMTSFERMAADYRTTKLTVGTH